Below is a genomic region from Gillisia sp. Hel_I_86.
ATTTTGGTGGCATAAGGCTGATTCTCCTTTATCTGCCAATCCGTCCCCTTAAAGGTGCGTTGGTATTCGATTTTTGCGTAATATTTTATATCATCGATGGTAATGGGTCTTCCGTTGATTTCACGATTAAATGATGCCACATAATCCTTCATCAGTTCACGGGTGTATCTTTTTAAATCTTCACTACTGTTCTGTAATCGGCTCAGTTCGTATTTGGAAGGGCTCACCGTAATGGAATAGAATTTGGCTTCGGTCTTTTTGAGTTTGGCACCGTTGCCATCGATATCCTTCACCACTTCTTCCGAGGAAATCTTATCTTCATACTGGTTGAAAAAGTGTTCCATTTCTTCCTGTTCCAGACCTTGGTTTTCTTTCTCCAGATAACCGACAAAATCGCCTGAACTTTGTGAATAATTCCCTCCCAGTTTTTGAGGTGTAATCGTGATATACATAGTTCAAAGATTAGGGTTCGTTAGTATAGTTTTGCTTTTCCTGAAATCTTACATTAGGTTTTTCTTCGACCATTTTCTTTTCCAAGATCAAGGGCTTCTTTTTGGGTTCTTCGGTTTGGAAAAGTAATTCCAACATTGCTACGGTGGGTTTGGTCTGGCTCTTTTCCATATCCCGCATTATGGCAATGGCCGCATTGATACGTTTCTTGATTGATGCTTCGATAGTCCTACCAGTAGGACCCAATTTTTCCTTTGGGGAAATCTCGTTATAGAAGAAAAAGTCGAGCATTGTTTCCAATGCTTCGGTGTGTGATTTGAAGTGTGTCCTTGAAAATTCCTGAAAACGTTTTGCCGTTTTCTTTTTGAACCTGATGCCGATAAATGAGTCCATAATTCGCCGATTTGTCGCAAATCCTTCCCTAAAAATGGGCGTTCACAGGGCATTTGTCGCAAATTGTAGGGGGTCGGGAATTTTACTATTTTTCAAATTACTGAATATCAGTTATTTGAAAATTAAAAGGAGTGCTAAACATCGCATCGCGTGTTACCCTCTTGCTACTCCTTTTCGTCCCGCCCAGCGGGACAAAACTCCGTACAATTTGGCTCAAAGCCAATTGCCAGTTTCAGGGAAATAATTTCCTGTTATGTAATTTTTCGATGGGTACGGTTATCGGCGAAAGTAAAAAATGGATAACCCTACGTAAATTGAATGCTGAATTTCAGCGAAATAAAGATAGTGATTTTTATTGAATTGAAATCGGTGAAACAGAAAAACACCTCCAAGAATTTAGAGGTGCTTTACTATGCAGTTTATAAAATCAGATGTTGAATACAAACGTATAGGAATACAAATTGCGTAATGCTTCTTCGGCTATCATCTTTTCAAAACTGGTGTGATTTTTTCTTACGTATCTGCGGATGTCCTCCCCAAATTTTCGTTCCACGTCTTTTTTGGAATCCTCCAAAAGTCGGTTTTGAGCCTCTTCGCTCAAGTCTGTAAAATTTAGATAAACCATAGCTTTCAGTTTAAAGGATTCCGTTATCCGCAAAACTGTAATAGTCGCCATCAGGGGTAAGTATCAAATGGTCCAAAACTTTTATATCAAAAAGCTCCCCGGCCTTTTTGATTTTATCGGTCAGGCTCTTGTCCGCTTCACTCGGTTTTAAGGTACCGCTCGGATGGTTGTGCAGCAAAATAACTGCCGTGGTCAAGCTCTTTAAGAGTACGGCAAACAGGATGCGGACATCCACTAGAGTTCCTGTAATTCCACCGTTAGAGGCTTCGTAAATCCCCTTGACCCTATTGGCGTTGTTGAGCAACATTATCTTAAAGGTCTCGTTCAGTTCAATCGTTTCTTTGTTCCATTGGCTGAAGGCTAATTCTGCGGCACTTTCGGAACTTGTTATCTTGGGCAGTAAATTTGCTTTTACAGTTCCGCTATAACTTATGGCTATTTCATTAACTTTGCTTTTCATTGTTTTTCAATTATTTGTGAATGATGAATAAGAGGGCGCTACTTTCCAAGGGAACGCCCTCTTAAATTTTAAGGATTACTTATCGCTTTTATTGCCAAGTAAAAGCACTTCCTTTGCTTCCACTTCGGTTACATAGCGTTGGTTTCCGTCATCGGTGGTATAGGTGCGGGTTCTCAATTTTCCCGTAAGGGCTATTTCCTTTCCCTTGCCTACATAGTTTTCGATAATTTCGGCTGTTTTGCCCCAAGCTACGACGGTGTGCCAGTCAGTGGACTGTACTTTTTCGCCCTTGTTGTTTTTGTAGTGTTCATTTGTGGCGATTGAAAAACGGGCAACTTTCTTACCGTTTTCAAGGTTGGTAATGGTTGGTTCTTGACCAACGTTTCCGATTAACTGAACGTGATTTTTTAAAGTACTCATAATAAAATATTTAAAGATTAATTAAAATGCTATCTGAACCATTCAGACAGTTTGCGTTTCTATTTTTTTGAAGTGATTTACTTATTATATCTGGAGCGTTTTCCTTTTTTTGTTTTTTTGGTGCCGCTTCCTTTTTGATGTTTTTGTACGATTTCATAAGCTTCATTTTAGATTTACTTCCCATAGCGCCCTCGCTGTTACCTTTTTTTGTTGCTGATACAGTTTCAATATTTGGAATTGATAAGGAATTATAAAAGGGAGGCACGACCGGTTATGCAGTCCGTTCAACTTCCAAATGTTGGTATTTTGCTGTCAAAAAAAGGGAGGGACAGTGAGGGTGCGGGAGTAGGTCTAAAGGCTTTTGTGAAGTACCAATACATAGGAAGCGGTACCAAATGATTATATGGAATTCCAATGGAGCGGACTCCATTCACGATTTCGGATTGGGAATGGAGTGTTCCTTCCCAGAGTATCGGGAAGGGTTAACGGAATGGAAAGGAGAAATTGGGGATGGTGTCCAAGACTTTTTTTAGGGAAGCTCTTTGTCTGGAATGGAGCTTTTCGCGAAATGAAAGGCAATGGGCTGAACGGATTATGAGAACTGATTATCTATAAAGCATCATATGAGCGACTTAACTTTAGATATGTTGAATGGGAATAAAGTGTTTCAAACCATTTGTGGAATTAAAGCAATGGAAACTGGAAACTTGATAGTTGTACCCGGAACTTTTTAGTTAAGTTCTTTATCTGGGGTTAGCTTTTTCCGAAATGAAGAGTAATGTGCCGATTAAGTTATGTAATTGGATTATTTTTTTGCATTGTTAGCGAAATTGTTTAATTGAATGACGCCCTATATTGCAATGGGGTTTTTTGGGTTTTCTTTTTGAACATCGTACTAAAGGATTGTGGATGCTCGAAACCTAAATCATAAGCTATTTCCTTCACGCTTAAATTGGTCGTTGAAAGAAGGTCTTTGGCTTTATCGATTACAAATTTCTGAATATAGGTCTGGGCATTTTGACCAGTAAGGCCTCGTAACATATCACTCAGATAATGAGGAGACACATTAAGCTTTTCCGATAAAAATTGAACTGTTGGTAAGCCTGAAAGTGCCGATTCGCTATTTAAGTAGTGGGTCAGCAGGCTTTCAATTTCGGTGAGCAGATCGTTATTTACCGCGCTTCGAGTAAGAAATTGCCTATTATGAAAACGATCCGCATAGTTAAGAAGTAGTTCAATATGTGAAACAACAAGACCTTGGCTATAACCATCTATATTGTTTTTTAGTTCGTCCTGCATTTGCTGAAGAAGAGACATAATTATTTCGTCCTCTTTTTCCGAAAGATGTAGGGCTTCAGCTCTGGAATATGAAAAAAAGCCATAGTTTCCAATGACTTTTCCTAATCCATAATGGCGAATAAGATCAGGTTTAAATATTAGCATGTATCCCGATACAGGATCATCTGTAACATCTGTAACGGAAAAAATCTGTCCAGGTTTGGTAAAACTCATAATCCCCTCTTCAAAATCATAATCACGTTGCCCGTATTTGAACTTACCCGAAGAACCTTTTTTACAGGCAACGCAATAAAAATCATAATAAAAATTTTTCCAGATTTCGCTATCTCCAAATTTCAAAAGTTCAAAATTGATAACACTTACCAGTGGATGGTCTGGCTTTGGCAAACCGAATAAACGGTGGAGTTCAGAAATGGACCCGATTCTATATGGAGCAGCTTTTTTCAATTTATAATTATTTAAAATCAGTAGATAAAGATAGTTCTTTCCATTTTTCCATTTCTTCTTCCTCATTTTTGCGTACCTGTAAAATAGCGTTGTAGCTGTCGGAACCTAAAGGAAGATGTAAGGGTGGATTTGACATTTCGGTAATTTTAAGTAATACTTCCGCTAATTTTTTCGGATCGCCCAATTGTTTGCCATCAAAGCCCGTAAACTGTTCAACCTGTTCATCTAAATTATATGCGTCAATTTTATTTTTCGCCACATTGAGACTGTCCTCGCTCATAAAATTTGTACGAAATGTTCCCGGTGCAAGAATCGTCACTTTTATACCAAAAGGAGCAACTTCTTGGGCAAGAGCTTCCGATAGTCCTATAACAGCAAATTTGGATGCATTATAACTTCCATTACCCGCATACCCCATATAGCCCATCATTGACGAAGTGTTAATGATATGCCCTGATTTTTGCCTGCGTAAATGCGGCAAGATTTTCCTGATGATATTGGCCAGTGCAAAGACATTTACGTTCATTGTTTCCCTAAACTCGGTATCACTTAGTTCCTCAATATTCCCCAACAGGTTATATCCTGCATTATTGACCACGACATCTATTTGACCAAATTTTTCTATACCCTTGGAAATAGCTTCTTCAACGTCATGTTCTTTGGTGATGTCCAACTTTACGGGAAGTAGATTGCCCTTGTAATCCGCGATTTTTTCTAAAAGCGTTTCCGTATTTCTGGAAGTTGCTATTACTTTACCTCCGTTGTTTAAAACCGCTTTTGTG
It encodes:
- a CDS encoding BfmA/BtgA family mobilization protein, with protein sequence MDSFIGIRFKKKTAKRFQEFSRTHFKSHTEALETMLDFFFYNEISPKEKLGPTGRTIEASIKKRINAAIAIMRDMEKSQTKPTVAMLELLFQTEEPKKKPLILEKKMVEEKPNVRFQEKQNYTNEP
- a CDS encoding RadC family protein — protein: MKSKVNEIAISYSGTVKANLLPKITSSESAAELAFSQWNKETIELNETFKIMLLNNANRVKGIYEASNGGITGTLVDVRILFAVLLKSLTTAVILLHNHPSGTLKPSEADKSLTDKIKKAGELFDIKVLDHLILTPDGDYYSFADNGIL
- a CDS encoding single-stranded DNA-binding protein — protein: MSTLKNHVQLIGNVGQEPTITNLENGKKVARFSIATNEHYKNNKGEKVQSTDWHTVVAWGKTAEIIENYVGKGKEIALTGKLRTRTYTTDDGNQRYVTEVEAKEVLLLGNKSDK
- a CDS encoding AraC family transcriptional regulator; the protein is MRKKKWKNGKNYLYLLILNNYKLKKAAPYRIGSISELHRLFGLPKPDHPLVSVINFELLKFGDSEIWKNFYYDFYCVACKKGSSGKFKYGQRDYDFEEGIMSFTKPGQIFSVTDVTDDPVSGYMLIFKPDLIRHYGLGKVIGNYGFFSYSRAEALHLSEKEDEIIMSLLQQMQDELKNNIDGYSQGLVVSHIELLLNYADRFHNRQFLTRSAVNNDLLTEIESLLTHYLNSESALSGLPTVQFLSEKLNVSPHYLSDMLRGLTGQNAQTYIQKFVIDKAKDLLSTTNLSVKEIAYDLGFEHPQSFSTMFKKKTQKTPLQYRASFN
- a CDS encoding SDR family oxidoreductase; this translates as MSTQKVWFITGASKGMGLEITKAVLNNGGKVIATSRNTETLLEKIADYKGNLLPVKLDITKEHDVEEAISKGIEKFGQIDVVVNNAGYNLLGNIEELSDTEFRETMNVNVFALANIIRKILPHLRRQKSGHIINTSSMMGYMGYAGNGSYNASKFAVIGLSEALAQEVAPFGIKVTILAPGTFRTNFMSEDSLNVAKNKIDAYNLDEQVEQFTGFDGKQLGDPKKLAEVLLKITEMSNPPLHLPLGSDSYNAILQVRKNEEEEMEKWKELSLSTDFK